Genomic window (Oscillospiraceae bacterium):
CTTTATTGATAAAATAAAACCTACAAAATACATAAGGAGATTTTCTGATATGAAAACCATTAAACCTATTAAGCTTACGGCAGGCGCCAACCGCAATATTCAGAATTGCCCCGTAACATTTATGTTTGACAGTGATAAAGAGCTTAAGGAATGCTCTTTCTGGCTTAAGGACGGCAGAGACAGAATTCCCGCACAGCTTTCAAAAGATAAAAACGGTCAGTACCGTATCGATTTTATTGTGATGTATATGGAAAAGGGTACTCAGGCAGTGCTTGTGCCCGATTTTGATTCCGCTCCCCCGGCAAGAATAGAGAGCGTGGCGGATAAGGGTAAGATCAATATAAATATCGATGGCGAATTCTACACCGCGTATCAGTATGATATCGGCTTTGCAAAGCCCCACATAGGCCCTATCACCACCAAAAACGGCGAAAACATTACCCGTTACGATTTTGAAATCAAGGAACACCCCCACCACCGCTCCATCTGGTTCAGCCACGGTGCGGTTAACGGAATAGATACCTGGAACGAGCCGGAGGGTACCCACGGCTATATCAAGAATAAATCTGCTGAAATTATTGCGGGCGGTGCTGTTACTGCGGGCTTTGATGCCGTAAATACCTGGACGGATAACTCCGGCAAGCCCTTGTGCGACGACCGTACCACTGTAAGATTCTATAACCCTATCGGCGAATTTGTTATTATGGATATGGAGCTTACCCTTTTTGCCAACTACGGTGATGTAACTCTGGGCTCTACCAAGGAAGCGGGTCCCGTTGCAGTGCGTATGGATGAAAATCTGCGTGCCGACCGTACAGGAACCATTGAGGATTCACATGGCGGTATCAATGAGGACGAAATCTGGATGAAGCGCTCCTTCTTCTGCGATTACTACGGCAAAACCACAAACGGATTTACCTACGGTGTTGCTCTGCTTGATAATCCCGACAACGACACTTACCCCTCCTACTGGCACTCCCGTAACTACGGTCTGTATGCCCCCAATAACTTCTATATCGGCGGTGACAGAGTGATAAAAGATGGCGAAAGCATGACCTTTAAGTACCGTTGCATTGTTCACCGCGGTACTACTGCGGAGGCAGGAATTCAGGATCAGTTCAACTACTACGTTGCAGGTCCCAAGTGCGAGTTTGTACCCGACTGACTGACAAAGGCGTTCAGCTCAATAAGGTCATTTTTTAAAAGCAAATAAAAATTGCAGGAGCTTAAAGAGCAGGGTTGCTAAGGACAGTTATCTTTAATATAAACGAAATTTGGCACACAAAATTCCTGCTTGCAACAGTATACGACAAAACTACCCGAAGAAGAGAAAACAAAGCTCTTTTCCGGGTAGTATTTTTTTATATCGTGATATTCTGTGCCTTTCGCACAGAGTGATATTTCCCATTCGGGAAGTGATATTGAAATCTTGCGATTTCAGTGTTATTTTATTCGCCATAAACTGCCGGAGGCAATATCTATCACTGCGAAGCAATAAAACTCGCCGTAAGGCGAATAAAACTGCCCAAGTGTCCTTGAGAACACTTGGGCAACTCCTGCAATTTTTTTATTTTTAAATCAGAACAATATTATTAAGAACTGTGAAACCAACACCACCGCGATAAGTGCGATGGGATAGGTTGCGGCATAAGCCGCGGCAACGTCCTCGGTACCTGCGACATTGATAAGTGTGCCCAGTGCGGGAGTACTTGTCATACCGCCGGTGATAGAGCCCAAATTGTTGAAAAGGCTGAGCTTGAGCACATATTTTGCAAAGATAAAACCGATAATCATGGGGAATATGGTCATTATCGCGCCGTAGATAAAGTACATGGGGTCAAAGTATTCAATGAACTTTGCACCGCCTGCAACACCTGCGCCGATAAGGAACAGCATAAGACCCAATTCACGGAACACCTTGAGAGTGTGCTCGTCGGGCATAAGGCTTATTTTGCCTATTCTGCCGAAGTGACCGAATATAAGGGCAACCAAAAGACATCCGCCTGTGGTGGTAAGGCTGAAGGTAGTGCCGGAAAGGCCGTTTGCGGTAAGGGGGATTTTGATCATACCCACAAATATACCTACAATAGCCGCAAGTGCAAATGCGCAAAATCCGAAGCCGTCAAGGTGAATGAGCTTGCCTGCGTATGCTTTCTTTTCGGCACCGTCGCTGGCGATGGTGAGTTTTTCACGCTCTTCTGCCATGTTTGCACGGCAGAACTTGGGGACCAGCTGTACAAAGAGAACAACACCCAATACACCGAAAATGTAGGCTATGCCGTGTCCTACCGAAACCGCATTTTCATAAATGGGGTTAACAGTGTCCTTTGCTGCACTGAATGCCGGGGTGGAGGTAAGGGAGCCCGACAAAAGACCTACTACCATAGCGGTGAATTCCTCGTGATTTGCTTCACCCAATGCGCGTCCTGCGTAAATACATCCGACAGCCGAGATACCGCCTGCTATAATGATGATAAGACCCAGAAGAACATAGGATTTGAAGTTTTTCTTCATGTTGCTGAAGAACTTGGGACCTGCAATGAAGCCTACCGAGGTAACAAACAGGATAAGTCCCAGGTTTTCAATTATTTTAAGAGCATTGGTGGTGTAAGAAACGGAGCTTGTAACAAGCTGTGCATCAAGCTGCTTGTAGAAAAGGCATCCGAAAACAAGGGCAACGATAAATACGCCCGCAGTACCGAGCGAGACACCTTTTATGGTGATTCTTCCTAATGCATAGCCTGCCGCTGCAATGGCAAGCACGCAGAACATCAGAAAAGAAATGCCGGTTATGGAGATTACTCCGCCGAATAAAGTCATTATGATTTCCCCCTTAGTGTTTTCTGGTGTAATCGGGGAGAAGCTTGGGAGATACGGCGTCGGTAGCGATGCCTGCGCTCTCGATTTCTGCCTCGAACTTAGCAATGTGGTCAAGTGTGAGCTTGCCTACCTTAACATCCTTGCACTTAGCCGCCGCGCTCTTACCTGCACCGCGTCCGAATACGATGATGTCAAGAAGCGAGTTACCCATCAGACGGTTTCTGCCGTGGATACCGCCCACAGCCTCACCTGCTACAAACAGATTTTCAACATTGGTGGTCATGCCGTCGGGAGTGATGTCAAGACCGCCGTTCTGGTAGTGCAGAGTGGGGTATACGATGATAGGCTCTTTGCGGATGTCGATACCGTATTTGCCGAACATACGCATCATTGCGGGGATTCTCTTTTCGATAGTGCCTTCGCCACCTATCTTTTCAATCATGGGAGTGTCCAGCCATACACCCAGGCCGCTTCCTGTTTCAACGCCGTTTTTACGGTCGTTGCACTCGCGGATAATGGAAGCCGCCGCAACGTCACGGGTTTCAAGGGGATGAACGAAAACCTCGCCCTTGCAGTTTATAAGCTTTGCGCCCAGAGAACGAACCTTTTCGGTAACCAGTGCACCGAAAATCTGCTCGGGGTATGCCGCACCTGTGGGATGATACTGCAGAGTTTCAGCATAAAGCAGAGAAGCACCTGCTCTGTAACCCAGCACCAATCCGTCGGCGGTTGCACCGTAGTGGTTGGAGGTGGGGAAGCCCTGGTAGTGCATACGTCCTGCACCGCCGGTAGCGATTATAACGGTTTTAGCCTTTGCTACCATAAGCTCTTTTGTTTCCATATTCATAAGCACTGCGCCTGCCGCCTTGCCGTTTTCGTCAAGTATAAGCTCGATTGCCGCAGTGAAATCTACAACGGGAATTTCGCGGTTTAAAACCTCGTCGCGCAGGGTACGCATGATTTCCGCACCGGAATAGTCCTTTGCGGCATGCATACGCTTGCGGGATGTACCGCCGCCATGGGTGGTAATCATGTTGCCCTCGGCGTCCTTGTCAAACTCAACACCCAATTCGCTCAGCCATGCGATTGCATCGGGAGCGTCACAAACCAGCTTGGAAAGCAGGTCACGCTTTGCGGCAAAGTGACCGCCGCCGAAAGCGTCTACAAAATGGATTGCGGGAGAGTCATTGGGCTTGTCAGCCGCCTGAATACCGCCCTCCGCCATCATTGTATTGGCATCGCCTATGCGAAGCTTTGTAACTATCATAACATTTGCGCCTGCTTCGTGAGCCTCAATGGCTGCGGAAGAGCCTGCACCGCCTCCGCCGATGATGAGTACGTCAACATCGTAGGTGGGACTTGAAAGGTCGATGTCCTCTGCCTTTATGCGGGCATGAGCCTGCAGCATTTCTGCCAGTTCCTTGGGCACCTTCTGACCCTTGTTGGGACCGATTTTGAGTTCTTCAAACTCGTCTGCCTTGTAGTCGGGGTGATAAGCCTTAAGAAGGTCTTCCTTCTGCTGAGCCGTCATGCGCTGAGGCTCGTAAGCAATATTGGCATCTCTTGCGGCTTCAACCGCTTTGAGGGAATCCATCAGATTTTCAGAATACATTGTCAGCCGCCTCCTTATTTCTCAATCTCTCTGGTGTTGTAAAGCTCTTTGATTTCGTCAATGGGCTTTTGCATAAGCGCTTCGATAAGCTCGGTAAAGGTACCGTCCTTGATTTCCTTTACGCGGTCCTCGAGGTGGTCGCACTTGGGAGCAAGGTATTTACCGTTGAGACGGCGGGCAAGCATTGCAACCTGGGGATGAGAAATACCCGCAGGGCATCTGGCGGAGCAAACACCGCACATTACGCAGTCAAAGGATTCCTCGGCGCACTTTTCGTATTCACCGCGCTGAGCGTAAGCGATGTACTGCATTACATTAAGCTCCTGAGTACAGCTCTTGGTGCAGGCGTTACAGCCGATACAAGCGTAAATCTCAGGGTAAAGCTGCATCATTATCTGCTCGGTGGGCTTGATTTTTTCCATATCGTAAACCTGTTTTACCAGCGGGAAGAAGGGCAGGGTTGCGATATACATATCGTTTTCAACCTTGGTCTGGCAGGCAAGACAGCTCTTTAATTCTCTGTCGCCCTTGATTCTGTAAATGGTGGCACATGCACCGCAGAAGCCGTTACGGCATCCGCAGCCGCGAACCAGCTGATAGCCGGCATATTCCATCGCGTTCATTATAGTCAGATTGTCCGGAACTTCATATTTTTTTCCGAACAGAAATATATTAACCATATTTTCCATGTTAATTTCCCCCTTTATTAATATTCGTCAGGAAGCTCTTCCAGCTCATCGCATCTGAATACAGGACCATCCTTGCAAACATACTTTGCACCGATGTTGCATCTTCCGCACTTGCCGATACCGCATTTCATTTTCAGCTCCATGGTGGTGTAAACCTGGGTTTTGTCGAAGCCCAGTGACATAAGACCGTCCAAGGTGAACTTAATCATAATGGGAGGTCCGCATATGATGGCGGTTTTGGTGGTGTCAAAGCCCAGCTCCTTGACGTAGTTGGGAACAAAGCCTACATGGCCGTCCCAGCCCTCCTGCTCGCGGTCGATGGTGAGGTGAACGTCAATTCCATCATCCTTGAGCCACTCATTGAGTATCTCATCGTAATCCACGAGGTCGTCCTTGCTTCTGGAGCCGTAAACTATATCGATTTTGCCGTAGCGGTCGCGGTAGTGACGGCAGTAGTTAATTACAGAGCGAAGCGGTGCAAGACCGATACCGCCCGCGATGAATAACAGGTCTTTTCCTGCAAAAACGTCATCAACGGGGAAGTTTTTGCCGTAAGGTCCGCGGATGGTTATCTGCTGACCGACTGTCGCCTGATGTAACCATTCGGTGACACATCCGCATTTTTTGATGGAAAATTCCATAAATTCCGTATTGGTGGGAGATGAGGTTATGGAGAACATCGCCTCGCCTACGCCGGGGATGGAAAGCATTGCACACTGACCGGGCATATGCTCAAACGCCTTTTTTCCGTCGGGTGTTACCACGCGGAAGGTCTTGACATCGGGAGTGTCCATGCGTATGTCGGTGATAACGCCGACTTTGGGAATGAGTGCTTCGGTGCGGTTATTCATCAGCCTTACCTCCTAATTTCTTCATAACCTTGACAATGTTCATGGAAATGGGGCATTTATTCAGACAACGTCCGCAGCCCACACAGCTGAACATGCCGTCATTGTTTTCGGGGTAGTAAACCAGCTTGTGCATAAAGCGCTGACGGAAGCGTTCAAGCTGAGAGTTTCGGGAGTTGCCGTGTGCCATTTTGGTGAAATCGGAGTACATGCAGGAATCCCAGCAACGGTATCTGATTACGCCCTTACCCGTTTTGAAGTCCTTTATATCGTAGCACTGGCAGGTGGGGCATACAAATGTACATGTACCGCATCCCAGACAGCTTTCGCTCAGCTCCTTCCACTCGGGAGCATTAAAGAATTTATCCGTCTTGCCTGCACCGAAAGCATCGGCTTTCAGGTCTGCAAGAGGAAGCTTTTTCATTATTTCACGGGTTTTTGCCTGACTTTCCTTAACGGCACTGTCATCTGCCGTCTCGGTAACGCTTTCTATAAGCGCCAATGCCTTTTCACCCTTTTCGGTGTTGGCGTTGAAGTACATATATCCGTCACATTTCCACATGGAAACATCGCCCATGGGGTTTGCCGCATCAATTCCGAAGGTCTGACAGAAGCAGGTTTCTCCGGGACGGCTGCACGCCAGAGAGAAGATTATGCCGTGCTCACGGCGGGTGGCGTAGTAGCTGTCGTAAGGCTCGGTGAGGAATACGCGATCAAGTACGTCAAAGCTCTTTACATCGCAGGCGCGTACGCCGAATACGATGAAGTCCTCGCTTTCCTTACGGGTGTCTATAATTTCTATGTTTGTACCCTCGGTTTTGAATTCCATCAGGTTTTCGCTCTGGGGGAAGAAGAAATCCTTGGGGCTGCGGTTGGTGTTGAGCGCCCCCGACATTTGAGTGCCTTTTTCCCACTGTTTATATTCCGCGCCTGCCTCAGCGTCTACGGGGAGATACAGCGTCATGGCGTCACTGAGCTTTTCAAAAACCGCTTCAAGAGATGTGAGTGAACACTTACGCATTTTCATTCTCTCCTTTCGCAAGGGCATCTGCCGCTTCAATGTCGTTAAGGGTGTAATCGATAAGCGGTGCACGGCTTCCTGCCTCGGCACCTGCCTGATAGTCGCCGTAGAAGGAATTGATGTCCTTTATGAACTTGCGGTTGAGAAGATGCAGAGGAATGGACTGGGGACAAACGCGGGAGCATTCTCCGCAGTCGGTACATCTTCCCGCAACGTGGAATGCGCGTATAATATGGAACATTTTTTCTTCAAAGCTGTCGGAAATCGCCTTGTTTTCAACACCCGATTCGGGGTTGTCAAATACGCACTTTTCGCAGGTGCAGGCAGGACATACGTTACGGCAGGCGTTGCAACGGATGCAACGGGATAATTCGTTCTGCCAGAATGCGAATTTTTCGTCGGGGGTCAGCTTTTCAAGACGTGCCACCTCGTCAAAGCGCGCACTGTCAATAACCTCGCCGTCCTCGCCTATCAGCTCGTCGTATGCCACATGCTTTTTGCTCTTGCACACACGGCATCTTTCGGCGATAACGTCACTGAACTTCACGGTTTTTACACCGTCGTAAAGAGTTTCGATGTTGAGATTTTCGCCCTCACAGGTGATTTTCACAATACCGTCGGCAAGCTTTTTAACCGTTTCGGTATCAGCCATGCCCTCGCAGGGGATACCCACGATGTATACCTTTTCACGGGGGATTCTGTGCTCGGTTACAAGCTGATTGAAGCTGTATGTATCGCAGGGCTTGAGGAACACAAGGATTTTGCCCTCAACCTTCGAGGTGAGATTTATAAGGTATTTTGAAAGGTTTGCACCGCAGAAATCTCCGAATACAAAATCCTTCTTTATTTCGTCACAGCTCTCGAAAAAGCCGGGAGTGACATCATATGCAAACTCACCGTTTTTCCAGCCCACAACACACTGAACAGTGCCGTTTTCCATAAGCTCGCAGGCTTTAGCTATGAGCATATCGGTTGTTATTTTTTGCATCTTAAGTCCTCCAATCTCTTGTTTTCACCCAGTGCGGCAACAGCCTCGGTAAACTCGTTCATGGTCGCCGCGAATTTAGCACCCTCGGCGGCAGAGACCCATTCCACACGGGTACGCTCTTTTTCTATGCCCAGATATTCAAGCATGGAGAACAAAAGAGCCATTCTTCGTCTTGTATAGTAGTTGCCGGAGGTGTAGTGGCAGTCACCGGGATGGCATCCGCAAAGAATTACGCCGTCGGCACCGCGCTGAAATGCGCGAAGTATAAACATGGGGTTTACGCGGCAGGAGCAGGGAACTTTTATGATTTTGACATTTTCGGGATAAGCCAGTCGGTTGTTTCCCGCAAGGTCAGCGCCTGCGTAAGAGCACCAGTTACAGCAGAAAGCCACAATCAGAGGCTTGTATTCACCGTTTATTTGCATATTGCATCTACCTCCGCCATGATTTGTTTGTTTAAGAAGCCCTTAAGGTCCATAGCACCCGACGGGCATGCAACGGTACAGCATCCGCAGCCCTGACATACCGCTTCGTTGACAGATGCAACGCGGCGTATCTTGGTGGTTCTGTCGGGCATACGGAATTCCTTGTCCACGTAGGTGATTGCGCCGTAGGGACATACCTTTTCGCAGGAGGAGCAGCCGTTACACATAGCCTCGTTACTGGAAGCAACACAGGGGTTGCCTGTCAACTTGTCCTTAGCCAGAAGTCCGATAACCTTGGATGCCGCCGCACCTGCCTGAGCAACGGTTTCGGGGATATCCTTGGGGCCCTGGCAGGTACCCGAAAGGAACACACCTGCTGTGGGGCTTTCAACGGGACGCAGCTTGGGATGGGCTTCGGTAAAGAAGTCGTTGGTGTCCATGCTGGCGGTCAGCATGGTAGCAAGAGGTCTGGCAGACTTGTCAGGCTCGATAGCCGCCGCAAGTACCACCAGGTCTGCGGCAATGGTAAGCTGTTTGTTGTCAATAAGGTCGGAAGCCTTTACAATAAGCTTGTCGCCCTCGGGTGCAACCTTACCTACCATACCTTTTATATAGTGTACGCCGTATTCCTCAACTGCACGGCGGTAGAACTCGTCAAAGTTCTTGCCGGGGGTACGCACGTCGATGTAGAATACGTATACGTCGGTGTCGGGATATTTATCTCTTGTAAGCATTGCGTGCTTAGCGGTGTACATACAGCATATCTTGGAGCAGTACTCCTTGCCTTTTTCGGCACATGCGGCACATCTGGAGCCTACGCACTGTACAAACACGATGGTGTGGGGGTGCTTGCCATCGGAGGGACGAAGAAGCTTGCCCGCAGAGGGACCTGCCGCGTTGGTGAGACGCTCAAATTCCAGAGAGGTTATAACGTCCTTGGACTGATTATAAGCGTATTCGTCAAATTTCTCCATGCTGATGGGATTGAAGCCGGTAGCCGCAACGATTGCGCCGTACTTTTCTTCTATTATCTCATCCTTCTGGGTGTAATCGATAGCACCTGCGGTACATACCTTGGAGCAGATACCGCACTTGCCTGTTTTGAGCATGGTACAATAGTCCGCATCGATGGTTGCAACCTTGGGAACAGCCTGAGCGAAGGGAATGTAGATTGCACGTCTGTTGTCCATGCCGAGATTGAACTCGTTGGGCACCTTCTTCTGAGGACATTTTTCGG
Coding sequences:
- a CDS encoding permease, which produces MTLFGGVISITGISFLMFCVLAIAAAGYALGRITIKGVSLGTAGVFIVALVFGCLFYKQLDAQLVTSSVSYTTNALKIIENLGLILFVTSVGFIAGPKFFSNMKKNFKSYVLLGLIIIIAGGISAVGCIYAGRALGEANHEEFTAMVVGLLSGSLTSTPAFSAAKDTVNPIYENAVSVGHGIAYIFGVLGVVLFVQLVPKFCRANMAEEREKLTIASDGAEKKAYAGKLIHLDGFGFCAFALAAIVGIFVGMIKIPLTANGLSGTTFSLTTTGGCLLVALIFGHFGRIGKISLMPDEHTLKVFRELGLMLFLIGAGVAGGAKFIEYFDPMYFIYGAIMTIFPMIIGFIFAKYVLKLSLFNNLGSITGGMTSTPALGTLINVAGTEDVAAAYAATYPIALIAVVLVSQFLIILF
- a CDS encoding FAD-dependent oxidoreductase, giving the protein MYSENLMDSLKAVEAARDANIAYEPQRMTAQQKEDLLKAYHPDYKADEFEELKIGPNKGQKVPKELAEMLQAHARIKAEDIDLSSPTYDVDVLIIGGGGAGSSAAIEAHEAGANVMIVTKLRIGDANTMMAEGGIQAADKPNDSPAIHFVDAFGGGHFAAKRDLLSKLVCDAPDAIAWLSELGVEFDKDAEGNMITTHGGGTSRKRMHAAKDYSGAEIMRTLRDEVLNREIPVVDFTAAIELILDENGKAAGAVLMNMETKELMVAKAKTVIIATGGAGRMHYQGFPTSNHYGATADGLVLGYRAGASLLYAETLQYHPTGAAYPEQIFGALVTEKVRSLGAKLINCKGEVFVHPLETRDVAAASIIRECNDRKNGVETGSGLGVWLDTPMIEKIGGEGTIEKRIPAMMRMFGKYGIDIRKEPIIVYPTLHYQNGGLDITPDGMTTNVENLFVAGEAVGGIHGRNRLMGNSLLDIIVFGRGAGKSAAAKCKDVKVGKLTLDHIAKFEAEIESAGIATDAVSPKLLPDYTRKH
- a CDS encoding 2Fe-2S iron-sulfur cluster binding domain-containing protein, with the protein product MENMVNIFLFGKKYEVPDNLTIMNAMEYAGYQLVRGCGCRNGFCGACATIYRIKGDRELKSCLACQTKVENDMYIATLPFFPLVKQVYDMEKIKPTEQIMMQLYPEIYACIGCNACTKSCTQELNVMQYIAYAQRGEYEKCAEESFDCVMCGVCSARCPAGISHPQVAMLARRLNGKYLAPKCDHLEDRVKEIKDGTFTELIEALMQKPIDEIKELYNTREIEK
- a CDS encoding hydrogenase encodes the protein MNNRTEALIPKVGVITDIRMDTPDVKTFRVVTPDGKKAFEHMPGQCAMLSIPGVGEAMFSITSSPTNTEFMEFSIKKCGCVTEWLHQATVGQQITIRGPYGKNFPVDDVFAGKDLLFIAGGIGLAPLRSVINYCRHYRDRYGKIDIVYGSRSKDDLVDYDEILNEWLKDDGIDVHLTIDREQEGWDGHVGFVPNYVKELGFDTTKTAIICGPPIMIKFTLDGLMSLGFDKTQVYTTMELKMKCGIGKCGRCNIGAKYVCKDGPVFRCDELEELPDEY
- a CDS encoding 4Fe-4S ferredoxin produces the protein MRKCSLTSLEAVFEKLSDAMTLYLPVDAEAGAEYKQWEKGTQMSGALNTNRSPKDFFFPQSENLMEFKTEGTNIEIIDTRKESEDFIVFGVRACDVKSFDVLDRVFLTEPYDSYYATRREHGIIFSLACSRPGETCFCQTFGIDAANPMGDVSMWKCDGYMYFNANTEKGEKALALIESVTETADDSAVKESQAKTREIMKKLPLADLKADAFGAGKTDKFFNAPEWKELSESCLGCGTCTFVCPTCQCYDIKDFKTGKGVIRYRCWDSCMYSDFTKMAHGNSRNSQLERFRQRFMHKLVYYPENNDGMFSCVGCGRCLNKCPISMNIVKVMKKLGGKADE
- a CDS encoding 4Fe-4S ferredoxin; amino-acid sequence: MQKITTDMLIAKACELMENGTVQCVVGWKNGEFAYDVTPGFFESCDEIKKDFVFGDFCGANLSKYLINLTSKVEGKILVFLKPCDTYSFNQLVTEHRIPREKVYIVGIPCEGMADTETVKKLADGIVKITCEGENLNIETLYDGVKTVKFSDVIAERCRVCKSKKHVAYDELIGEDGEVIDSARFDEVARLEKLTPDEKFAFWQNELSRCIRCNACRNVCPACTCEKCVFDNPESGVENKAISDSFEEKMFHIIRAFHVAGRCTDCGECSRVCPQSIPLHLLNRKFIKDINSFYGDYQAGAEAGSRAPLIDYTLNDIEAADALAKGENENA
- a CDS encoding hydrogenase iron-sulfur subunit, whose amino-acid sequence is MQINGEYKPLIVAFCCNWCSYAGADLAGNNRLAYPENVKIIKVPCSCRVNPMFILRAFQRGADGVILCGCHPGDCHYTSGNYYTRRRMALLFSMLEYLGIEKERTRVEWVSAAEGAKFAATMNEFTEAVAALGENKRLEDLRCKK
- a CDS encoding CoB--CoM heterodisulfide reductase iron-sulfur subunit A family protein yields the protein MQRIGVFVCWCGSNIAGTVDVQAVSEALKNEPGVVFSTNYQYMCSQAGQDIIKDAVKEHKLTGIVVCSCSPRMHEATFRKTAAAAGLNPYMVEIANIREQCSWVHKDMATGTEKAIILGKAAVAKVNLNAPLTPGESPVTKRALVIGGGIAGIQTALDIADAGFPVDIVEIKPTIGGKMAQLDKTFPTLDCAACILTPKMVDVAQNDKIRIFSYSEVTEIKGFVGNFDVKIKKKARFVKEDVCTGCGLCTEKCPQKKVPNEFNLGMDNRRAIYIPFAQAVPKVATIDADYCTMLKTGKCGICSKVCTAGAIDYTQKDEIIEEKYGAIVAATGFNPISMEKFDEYAYNQSKDVITSLEFERLTNAAGPSAGKLLRPSDGKHPHTIVFVQCVGSRCAACAEKGKEYCSKICCMYTAKHAMLTRDKYPDTDVYVFYIDVRTPGKNFDEFYRRAVEEYGVHYIKGMVGKVAPEGDKLIVKASDLIDNKQLTIAADLVVLAAAIEPDKSARPLATMLTASMDTNDFFTEAHPKLRPVESPTAGVFLSGTCQGPKDIPETVAQAGAAASKVIGLLAKDKLTGNPCVASSNEAMCNGCSSCEKVCPYGAITYVDKEFRMPDRTTKIRRVASVNEAVCQGCGCCTVACPSGAMDLKGFLNKQIMAEVDAICK